Proteins from a genomic interval of Methanoplanus endosymbiosus:
- the tsaA gene encoding tRNA (N6-threonylcarbamoyladenosine(37)-N6)-methyltransferase TrmO — protein MAEKKRNTPAYADDSEVDNFEDIVIRPIGIVKNNVSKPPLIAGKDGLKINGEYEETMEKFHSVREDISEIILKEEYAGLLEDIEQYSHILIIYWGHEVTEDGRRLKKVHPMGVETNPLTGLFCTCSPARPNPVLTKVVRLLEVSGNVLKVSGLDAIDKSPVIDIKPYVIEFYPRDDVKIPDWMQVIVENYEE, from the coding sequence ATGGCTGAAAAAAAGAGAAACACACCTGCTTATGCAGATGATTCTGAAGTTGATAATTTTGAGGATATTGTTATCCGGCCGATTGGTATTGTGAAAAACAATGTATCAAAGCCCCCGCTTATTGCAGGAAAAGACGGCCTTAAAATAAACGGTGAGTATGAAGAGACGATGGAGAAGTTTCACTCTGTCAGGGAGGACATATCTGAAATTATACTCAAGGAAGAGTATGCAGGACTGTTAGAAGATATTGAACAATATTCACATATTCTAATTATATACTGGGGGCATGAGGTAACAGAGGACGGCCGCCGCCTTAAGAAAGTCCACCCCATGGGCGTTGAAACCAATCCACTCACCGGACTGTTCTGTACATGCAGCCCGGCAAGACCTAACCCTGTCCTGACAAAGGTCGTCCGCCTCCTGGAAGTAAGCGGAAATGTCCTTAAAGTATCAGGACTTGATGCCATTGACAAAAGCCCTGTTATTGATATTAAGCCATATGTAATTGAGTTTTATCCCAGGGACGATGTCAAAATTCCGGACTGGATGCAGGTGATTGTTGAAAATTACGAAGAGTGA
- a CDS encoding DUF4430 domain-containing protein, producing the protein MDLKILKLLSGLLLAFCLVTFVSAGAGTANGTDSIVESTPEVVPVTDIYEVSEETIENITEKNPAVTDEVNLIPIGDDSATDEESEEGSSLMSEFVSETTKIVIEESDFNWEGEVSLTEGPDFKYSPTTNLTAEYDINATSDLAALLKASEKGGFDFYTDDSDYPEHGTFWLTGIDGINNAADWSYYWSVYINGNATESGLSSNILNDGDLLQFCYGYSSWTEGIFPSPTSFTNIVNITVDVKSDFNWEGEVSLTEGPDFKYSPTTNLTAEYDINATSDLAALLKASEKGGFDFYTDDSDYPEHGTFWLAGIDGINNAADWSYYWSVYINGNATESGLSGNILNDGDLLQFCYGYSSWTEGIFPSPTSFTNIVNITVDVKSDFNWEGEVSLTEGPDFKYSPTTNLTAEYDINATSDLAALLKASEKGGFDFYTDDSDYPEHGTFWLTGIDGINNAADWSYYWSVYINGNATESGLSGNILNDGDLLQFCYGYSSWTEGIFPSPTSFTNIVNITVDVKSDFNWEGEVSLTEGPDFKYSPTTNLTAEYDVNATSDLAALLKASEKGGFDFYTDDSNYPEHGTFWLAGIDGINNAADWSYYWSVYINGNATESGLSGNILNDGDHLQFCYGYSSWTEGIFPSPTSFTNIVNITVDVESDFNWEGEVSLTEGPDFKYSPTTNLTAEYDVNATSDLAALLKASEIGVFDFYTDDSDYPEHGTFWLAGIDGINNAADWSYYWSVYINGNATESGLSGNILNDGDLLQFCYGYSSWTEGIFPSPTSFTNIVNITVDVKSDFNWEGEVSLTEGPDFKYSPTTNLTAEYDVNATSDLAALLKASEKGGFDFYTDDSDYPEHGTFWLAGIDGINNAADWSYYWSVYINGNATESGLSGNILNDGDLLQFCYGYSSWTEGIFPSPTSFTNIVNITVNIEEYSSMAMLIPSKGLMEDTPYTTQISVANITDASGLSTFLTWNPDVIDILNVTANSSVFSGSAIYLNLTEGYAEVALTNTDGMTTDAPAPVFDVKFRSKKGLHQETILLGTGTQYSDKSFINHTLPCEDGIFRIERVKGDFNGNGFVDIGDVSRVAYMVADKTPVDMEADFNENGRIDVGDAAAIAWFFIGKTGYL; encoded by the coding sequence ATGGATCTTAAAATTTTAAAGCTTTTATCTGGGCTGCTATTGGCCTTCTGCCTTGTAACATTCGTTTCTGCCGGGGCTGGCACTGCGAACGGAACAGACAGTATCGTTGAATCGACTCCGGAAGTGGTGCCGGTTACAGATATATATGAAGTGTCTGAAGAAACGATTGAGAATATAACTGAGAAAAATCCGGCAGTTACGGACGAAGTAAATCTCATTCCAATTGGAGATGATTCAGCCACAGATGAAGAATCTGAAGAAGGATCGTCTCTGATGTCAGAATTTGTGTCTGAAACAACAAAAATTGTCATTGAGGAAAGTGACTTTAACTGGGAGGGTGAAGTAAGTCTGACCGAAGGTCCGGACTTCAAATACTCACCAACAACCAATCTGACTGCCGAATATGACATCAATGCAACATCCGACCTTGCAGCACTGCTAAAAGCGTCAGAGAAAGGTGGATTTGACTTCTACACTGACGATTCCGATTATCCTGAGCATGGTACATTCTGGCTTACCGGAATTGATGGGATCAATAATGCTGCTGACTGGTCGTACTACTGGTCAGTTTACATAAACGGTAATGCAACTGAAAGTGGTCTTTCCAGCAATATCCTTAATGACGGAGATCTTTTACAGTTCTGCTATGGCTATTCCAGCTGGACAGAGGGTATTTTCCCGTCACCGACAAGTTTTACAAACATCGTAAACATCACCGTTGATGTTAAGAGTGACTTTAACTGGGAGGGTGAAGTAAGTCTGACAGAAGGTCCGGACTTCAAATACTCACCAACAACCAATCTGACTGCCGAATATGACATCAATGCAACATCCGACCTTGCAGCACTGCTAAAAGCGTCAGAGAAAGGTGGATTTGACTTCTACACTGACGATTCCGATTATCCTGAGCATGGTACATTCTGGCTTGCCGGAATTGATGGGATCAATAATGCTGCTGACTGGTCGTACTACTGGTCAGTTTACATAAACGGCAATGCAACTGAAAGTGGTCTTTCCGGCAATATCCTTAATGACGGAGATCTTTTACAGTTCTGCTATGGCTATTCCAGCTGGACAGAGGGTATTTTCCCGTCACCGACAAGTTTTACAAACATCGTAAACATCACCGTTGATGTTAAGAGTGACTTTAACTGGGAGGGTGAAGTAAGTCTGACCGAAGGTCCGGACTTCAAATACTCACCAACAACCAATCTGACTGCCGAATATGACATCAATGCAACATCCGACCTTGCAGCACTGCTAAAAGCGTCAGAGAAAGGTGGATTTGACTTCTACACTGACGATTCCGATTATCCTGAGCATGGTACATTCTGGCTTACCGGAATTGATGGGATCAATAATGCTGCTGACTGGTCGTACTACTGGTCAGTTTACATAAACGGTAATGCAACTGAAAGTGGTCTTTCCGGCAATATCCTTAATGACGGAGATCTTTTACAGTTCTGCTATGGCTATTCCAGCTGGACAGAGGGTATTTTCCCGTCACCGACAAGTTTTACAAACATCGTAAACATCACCGTTGATGTTAAGAGTGACTTTAACTGGGAGGGTGAAGTAAGTCTGACCGAAGGTCCGGACTTCAAATACTCGCCTACAACCAATCTGACTGCCGAATATGACGTCAATGCAACATCCGACCTTGCAGCACTGCTAAAAGCGTCAGAGAAAGGTGGATTTGACTTCTACACTGACGATTCCAATTATCCTGAGCATGGTACATTCTGGCTTGCCGGAATTGATGGGATCAATAATGCTGCTGACTGGTCGTACTACTGGTCAGTTTACATAAACGGTAATGCAACTGAAAGTGGTCTTTCCGGCAATATCCTTAATGACGGTGACCATTTACAGTTCTGCTATGGCTATTCCAGCTGGACAGAGGGTATCTTCCCGTCACCGACAAGCTTTACAAACATCGTAAACATCACCGTTGATGTTGAAAGTGACTTTAACTGGGAGGGTGAAGTAAGTCTGACCGAAGGTCCGGACTTCAAATACTCACCAACAACCAATCTGACTGCCGAATATGACGTCAATGCAACATCCGACCTTGCAGCACTGCTAAAAGCGTCAGAGATAGGTGTATTTGACTTCTACACTGACGATTCCGATTATCCTGAGCATGGTACATTCTGGCTTGCCGGAATTGATGGGATCAATAATGCTGCTGACTGGTCATACTACTGGTCAGTTTACATAAACGGTAATGCAACTGAAAGTGGTCTTTCCGGCAATATCCTTAATGACGGTGACCTTTTACAGTTCTGCTATGGCTATTCCAGCTGGACAGAGGGTATCTTCCCGTCACCGACAAGTTTTACAAACATCGTAAACATCACCGTTGATGTTAAGAGTGACTTTAACTGGGAGGGTGAAGTAAGTCTGACCGAAGGTCCGGACTTCAAATACTCACCAACAACCAATCTGACTGCCGAATATGACGTCAATGCAACATCCGACCTTGCAGCACTGCTAAAAGCGTCAGAGAAAGGTGGATTTGACTTCTACACTGACGATTCCGATTATCCTGAGCATGGTACATTCTGGCTTGCCGGAATTGATGGGATCAATAATGCTGCTGACTGGTCGTACTACTGGTCAGTTTACATAAACGGTAATGCAACTGAAAGTGGTCTTTCCGGCAATATCCTTAATGACGGAGATCTTTTACAGTTCTGCTATGGCTATTCCAGCTGGACAGAGGGTATCTTCCCGTCACCGACAAGTTTTACAAACATCGTAAACATCACGGTAAACATTGAAGAATACAGCAGCATGGCAATGCTTATTCCTTCAAAAGGCCTGATGGAGGACACACCATACACAACGCAGATTTCTGTTGCAAATATCACAGATGCTTCCGGACTGAGCACATTCCTTACATGGAATCCTGATGTGATTGATATCCTGAATGTAACTGCAAATTCATCAGTATTCTCAGGTTCTGCAATATATCTGAACCTTACAGAAGGTTATGCGGAGGTTGCACTAACAAACACGGACGGTATGACCACAGATGCACCTGCACCGGTTTTTGATGTTAAGTTCCGTTCAAAGAAAGGCCTTCACCAGGAGACCATCCTCCTTGGCACCGGCACACAGTACAGTGACAAGTCATTTATTAATCACACTCTGCCGTGCGAAGACGGAATTTTCCGTATTGAGAGAGTTAAAGGTGACTTCAACGGAAACGGCTTTGTTGATATAGGCGATGTCTCAAGGGTTGCCTATATGGTTGCAGATAAGACTCCTGTGGATATGGAAGCTGACTTCAATGAGAACGGAAGAATTGATGTTGGAGATGCTGCTGCAATAGCGTGGTTCTTCATCGGAAAAACCGGTTATCTCTGA
- a CDS encoding M1 family metallopeptidase — protein sequence MTQNKPGTNPENKLFKYYPKDFSEPVVNVIHMDLEFDIYDDHTITDSHLHLESPKNPVKNLTLNAKNLEIQLVECSGHELTYEYDTENNLLNISFEDEIPAGTEFTVQTRTVCRPTANILEGLYYDVTPNGAPPQQITQCQQWGFQRIVPCIDEMTAKCTYTTKIKADGRYTNLISNGDISVPRHDIGNGRVSITYSNEITPMAPYLFFLGAGTYDTFTRESEYPDGKIFSLELLVPPGSSRSEAESALEILADGIMWMYLFTGPEQYHNTGTRQRMHELAKERDRLKFSAGNPDEINRIRTELAELSGTIHPGYQYTGTVYREIGMQNSDFGGMENVGNTTITTNRIMPFSQITDPAYEYLTRVKVHEFYHNLNGSEVTGQSPFEIWLNEAVTVFVEDQYHAFKFGEEYARLQTVIDLLAPGNGTMAYDRGTGSIPIEPDGFNDPNDLITGVTYVKSPEFVRMIETLMGKETFARALDRYHTEYSHGNATGKEWLKVMEDESSLDFSVMAEQWLKQTGYPEIKVSSDYSPEERQLLVKIDQSGQKEKDIWEFPFSITPVGRDSRDLTNITSWVKGRAEEIIINDIDEPEFVSYSRGYGVYGKVFTDTTPEKLILQAKNDSDVTNRFIAFYRLLDLEKMNAIKDPAHEISAGITDLYMELLRDENLIQKTGGLLLTIFESVDDESYAHNYRLMYDIKQKICGAVASRNYDELVGIYDKYSSQISAQTSGSSDPDSMIAGIKPRQVKNVVLTLLSSLDLPKVRDLAKEQFESSTNASDKLTAFACYLNSSAEDRIEIMEKFRADSMSHPVSREAFYAAVAGCSSDDTVKLVRILMNSPDFNIEQANDQRALFGRFAHNKKISLETDSGRKLLSEILKALIPVNEYSSVNILSVFGNLDRMAEEYQKPCVTLLLNALKSADKDTTPAVYNTIRRILIKSPVAVKSYEKSGGAIPVWLEKR from the coding sequence ATGACCCAAAATAAACCGGGAACTAATCCGGAAAATAAGCTTTTCAAATATTATCCAAAAGATTTCAGTGAACCTGTGGTCAATGTCATTCACATGGACCTTGAATTTGACATCTATGACGACCATACCATAACAGATTCACACCTTCACCTGGAATCACCCAAAAATCCGGTGAAGAACTTAACCCTAAATGCAAAAAATCTCGAAATTCAGCTTGTCGAATGCTCCGGACATGAACTGACATATGAGTATGACACTGAAAATAACCTGTTAAATATCTCATTTGAGGATGAAATTCCGGCAGGAACAGAATTTACAGTCCAGACCAGAACAGTCTGCCGGCCAACCGCAAACATCCTTGAAGGCCTCTATTACGATGTAACCCCAAACGGTGCACCGCCACAGCAGATAACCCAGTGCCAGCAGTGGGGATTTCAGAGAATTGTCCCCTGCATTGATGAGATGACTGCAAAATGCACATACACAACAAAAATAAAAGCCGACGGGAGATACACAAACCTCATCAGCAACGGGGATATATCCGTTCCCCGGCATGACATCGGCAACGGGCGTGTATCAATCACCTATTCCAACGAAATTACGCCCATGGCGCCATATCTCTTCTTCCTGGGTGCCGGCACATATGACACATTCACCCGTGAATCTGAATATCCGGACGGCAAAATATTCAGCCTTGAACTTCTGGTACCTCCGGGCAGCAGCAGATCTGAGGCAGAAAGTGCCCTTGAGATCCTTGCAGACGGGATTATGTGGATGTACCTCTTTACAGGGCCGGAGCAGTACCATAATACCGGGACCCGCCAGAGAATGCATGAACTTGCAAAAGAGAGAGACAGGCTGAAATTTTCAGCCGGAAATCCGGATGAGATTAACCGGATAAGAACTGAACTTGCAGAACTTTCCGGAACAATTCATCCGGGATACCAGTATACCGGCACAGTGTACCGTGAGATAGGCATGCAAAACTCAGATTTCGGCGGCATGGAGAATGTAGGAAATACGACCATTACCACAAACCGGATAATGCCCTTCTCACAGATTACAGATCCGGCATATGAATACCTGACCCGTGTTAAGGTGCATGAATTCTATCACAACTTAAACGGTTCAGAGGTTACAGGACAGAGTCCCTTTGAGATCTGGTTAAATGAAGCCGTAACAGTATTTGTTGAGGATCAGTATCATGCCTTTAAATTCGGTGAAGAGTATGCCCGCCTTCAGACTGTGATTGATCTATTGGCCCCCGGAAACGGGACCATGGCATATGACCGGGGCACAGGTTCAATTCCAATTGAGCCTGACGGATTCAATGACCCAAATGACCTGATAACCGGAGTTACATACGTAAAATCACCGGAATTTGTCAGGATGATTGAGACACTTATGGGAAAAGAGACCTTTGCCCGTGCCCTTGACCGCTACCATACAGAGTACAGCCACGGCAATGCAACCGGAAAAGAGTGGCTCAAGGTTATGGAAGATGAGTCGAGCCTTGACTTTTCGGTTATGGCAGAACAGTGGCTTAAGCAGACCGGATATCCGGAGATAAAGGTCTCTTCGGATTACAGCCCGGAAGAACGACAACTTTTAGTTAAAATAGATCAGTCGGGGCAGAAAGAAAAGGATATATGGGAGTTTCCGTTCTCCATTACTCCGGTGGGCAGAGACAGCAGAGACCTTACCAATATCACATCATGGGTAAAGGGCCGGGCGGAAGAAATAATCATTAATGATATTGATGAGCCGGAGTTTGTATCCTACAGCAGGGGCTACGGTGTGTACGGCAAAGTTTTCACCGATACCACGCCTGAAAAACTGATATTGCAGGCTAAAAATGACAGTGATGTAACAAATCGATTCATTGCATTTTACAGACTTTTAGACCTTGAAAAGATGAATGCCATAAAAGATCCGGCCCATGAGATCTCAGCAGGGATTACAGATCTGTATATGGAATTACTGAGGGATGAAAATCTCATCCAAAAGACCGGCGGACTTTTACTGACAATCTTTGAATCTGTAGATGACGAATCATATGCCCACAATTACAGGCTGATGTATGATATAAAGCAGAAGATCTGCGGTGCTGTTGCGTCCCGGAATTATGATGAGCTTGTGGGGATTTATGATAAATACAGTTCACAGATCTCTGCTCAGACCTCCGGGAGTTCTGATCCGGACAGCATGATTGCCGGTATAAAGCCAAGGCAGGTTAAAAATGTGGTTCTGACCCTGCTTTCATCCCTCGATCTGCCAAAAGTTCGTGATCTGGCAAAGGAGCAGTTTGAAAGTTCCACAAATGCCTCTGATAAACTGACGGCATTTGCATGTTACTTAAACAGCAGTGCAGAAGACAGAATTGAAATTATGGAGAAATTCAGGGCAGATTCTATGTCACACCCGGTCAGCCGGGAAGCATTTTATGCCGCTGTTGCCGGGTGCAGCAGTGATGACACTGTAAAACTTGTCAGAATTCTTATGAATTCTCCGGATTTCAACATAGAACAGGCAAACGACCAGAGGGCTTTATTCGGCAGGTTTGCTCACAATAAAAAGATCTCACTTGAGACAGATTCCGGCAGGAAACTCCTGTCTGAAATTCTGAAAGCTCTGATTCCGGTGAACGAATACAGCAGTGTAAATATCCTCTCAGTATTCGGCAACCTTGACAGGATGGCTGAAGAGTATCAAAAACCCTGCGTCACCCTGCTACTGAATGCCTTAAAGTCTGCGGATAAAGATACCACTCCGGCGGTGTACAACACCATCCGGAGAATTCTTATAAAATCTCCGGTTGCTGTTAAGAGTTATGAAAAATCAGGAGGAGCTATACCGGTGTGGCTTGAAAAGAGATGA
- a CDS encoding glutamine synthetase family protein: MTNLYWNMTINDVAMNPNELVQFLKKSPSEFTKDDIVAFCEAKGIEMVNFRYEGGDGQLKMLNFVISSKEYLNTILTDGERVDGSSLFSFVGAESSDLYVIPRYRTAFVNPFTEIPTLEILCSYYDNEGKPLATSAETILKKADAEFTKQTGATFKCLAELEYYVIGDKEDTFPPVDQKGYHSVEPFVKYEELRVEAMKLIAQAGGKIKYGHSEVGCFTQGEAYNEQHEIEFLPMPAEQAVESLIIAKWMVRMLGYRYGVEISFAPKITVGKAGSGLHIHMLAEKDGKNMLVENGVLSTTAKKMIAGVLDIGDAITAFGNTVPTSYLRLVPHQEAPTNICWGDRNRSVVIRVPLGWNGLTSMTLDANPGDATISLDRPSKQTFEYRVGDGSADPYLLVASLIVGSLHGLNMADGLERAEDLYVNVNIFAPENADRLAQLKQLPVSCEESADVLDAKRAVFEENDIFPANMIDARIEMLKAYKDKGLSEKLYGNDEAIAELVAKYIHIA; the protein is encoded by the coding sequence ATGACTAACCTTTATTGGAACATGACAATCAATGACGTTGCAATGAACCCGAACGAACTCGTTCAGTTTCTGAAGAAATCACCTTCAGAATTTACAAAAGACGATATCGTTGCCTTCTGTGAGGCAAAAGGTATTGAGATGGTAAACTTCCGCTATGAAGGCGGAGACGGTCAGCTCAAGATGCTGAACTTTGTTATCTCATCAAAGGAATACCTCAACACAATTCTCACAGACGGAGAGAGGGTTGACGGAAGCAGTCTCTTCTCATTCGTTGGAGCAGAGAGCAGTGATCTGTATGTAATCCCACGCTACAGGACAGCTTTTGTAAATCCATTCACAGAAATCCCGACACTTGAGATTCTCTGTTCATACTATGACAATGAAGGAAAGCCACTGGCAACCTCAGCAGAAACAATCCTTAAGAAGGCAGACGCTGAATTCACAAAGCAGACAGGTGCAACCTTCAAGTGCCTCGCAGAACTTGAGTACTACGTAATCGGCGACAAGGAAGATACATTCCCGCCTGTTGACCAGAAGGGATACCACTCAGTTGAGCCGTTTGTAAAATACGAAGAACTCCGTGTTGAAGCAATGAAGCTCATTGCACAGGCAGGTGGAAAGATCAAGTACGGCCACTCTGAAGTAGGATGCTTTACCCAGGGCGAAGCATACAACGAACAGCACGAGATTGAGTTCCTTCCAATGCCGGCAGAGCAGGCAGTTGAGTCACTCATCATCGCAAAGTGGATGGTCAGAATGCTCGGATACAGATACGGTGTTGAGATCAGCTTTGCTCCTAAGATCACAGTCGGAAAGGCAGGTTCAGGTCTTCACATTCACATGCTTGCAGAGAAGGACGGCAAGAACATGCTTGTTGAGAACGGTGTACTGAGCACAACAGCAAAGAAGATGATTGCAGGTGTTCTTGACATCGGTGATGCAATTACAGCATTTGGAAACACAGTTCCTACATCATACCTCCGTTTAGTTCCACACCAGGAAGCGCCAACAAACATCTGCTGGGGAGACCGCAACCGCTCAGTTGTTATCCGTGTCCCGCTCGGATGGAACGGCTTAACCAGCATGACTCTCGATGCAAACCCTGGTGACGCTACAATTTCACTGGACAGACCATCAAAGCAGACCTTTGAATACCGTGTCGGTGACGGATCAGCTGACCCATACCTCCTTGTTGCAAGTCTTATCGTTGGATCACTCCACGGACTTAACATGGCAGACGGACTTGAGAGAGCGGAGGATCTCTACGTCAATGTAAACATCTTCGCACCTGAAAACGCAGACCGCCTTGCACAGCTCAAGCAGCTCCCTGTTTCCTGTGAGGAATCAGCTGATGTTCTTGATGCAAAGCGTGCAGTATTCGAGGAGAACGACATCTTCCCGGCAAACATGATTGACGCAAGAATCGAGATGCTCAAGGCATACAAAGACAAGGGTCTCTCGGAGAAACTCTACGGTAACGATGAAGCTATCGCAGAACTCGTTGCAAAATATATCCACATTGCATAA